GAGGTTTCATTTACCAGCCCCCAGCGCTAAGCTGGCCCCAGCAGCACCAATCCCTTGCCACCCTCCCCCAATCCCAACACCTATTCCCAACAAAGGCCGAATCGCATGCCCAACAGCACACCCATCGCCCAGACCATCCAGAAGTTGATCACGGAAAATCCCGTGATGCTGTTCATGAAAGGCGACCGCAACCATCCCCAGTGTGGCTTTTCTGCCCGTGTGGTGCAGATTCTCAACCAAATGGGCGTCCCTTACGGGACGTGCAATGTCCTGGAAAGCGCCGAGATGCGCCAGGGCATCAAGGACTTCTCCCAGTGGCCCACCGTGCCCCAGCTCTACGTGAAAGGTGAGTTCATCGGG
The sequence above is drawn from the Formicincola oecophyllae genome and encodes:
- the grxD gene encoding Grx4 family monothiol glutaredoxin, with product MPNSTPIAQTIQKLITENPVMLFMKGDRNHPQCGFSARVVQILNQMGVPYGTCNVLESAEMRQGIKDFSQWPTVPQLYVKGEFIGGCDITTDMFQNGELEALMAEKGIKAAS